From the genome of Haloplanus vescus:
CCAGCCGTTCTGAATCCGGCGGCCGAGCGTCCCCTGTGCCTGATAGCCGACGAAGACGAGGTTCGAGTCCGGGTCGGGACCGATGTGGCGAAGCCAGGACATGATGGGCCCGCCGGTGACCATCCCCGACGTAGAGAGGATGATCGCCTGATCGCCGTCGGCGACTTCTTGCCGTTCGTCCTCGCCCGCGTCGATGTGGTTGAACTCCTCGGCGAGGAAGGGGTTCTCGTCCTCGTGGAAGATGCGGTCCCGAAGGTCGTCACGCAGGTACTCGGGGTAGGTGGAGTGGATGGCCGTCGCCTCCCAAATCATCCCGTCGAGGTGGACGGGCATCTTCGGAATCTTCCCGCTCCGCATCGCCTCCTCGAGGACGAGCATAATCTCCTGTGACCGCCCGACTGCGAACGCGGGAATAACGACTTTCCCCCCCTGCTCGTACGTCTCGTTGATGATTTCGAGCAGGTTACGTTCGGAGTCCGCTTGGTCGGTCTGGTAGTCGTTGCGCCCGCCGTAGGTGGATTCGAGGACGAGTGTCTCGACGCGAGGGAAGTCGTTGACGGCGCCGTTGAACAGACGCGTGTCCTCGTAGTGGATGTCGCCCGAAAACGCGACGTTGTAGAGGCCGTCGCCGATGTGGAAGTGAGAGACGGCAGAACCGAGGATGTGACCCGCGTTGTGGAACGTGAGTTTCACGTCGGGCGCGATGTCGGTCACGTCGCCGTACTCCAGCGGGATACAGTGTTTGATCGCCTCGCGGACCATCTCGCTGTCGTAGGGCGGGGTACGACCCTCCTTCGCGGCCACGTCGAGGTAGTCCAGCGTGAGCAGACCCATCAGGTCGCGCGTCGGTTCGGTACAGTAGATGGGGCCGTCGTAGCCGTACTTGAACAGGAGCGGAATGAGCGCGGAGTGGTCGAGGTGGGCGTGGGTCAGGACGACGGCGTCGATGGAGTTGAGCGGTGCCGCTTCGGGCACTTGGAGGTAGGGCACCTCGCCCTCGGCGCCGGGCTTGTCGCCGCAGTCGACGAGAACGCGCGTCTCCGCCGTCGAGATGATGAAGCTCGCGCGCCCGACTTCGCGACAGCAACCGAGCGTGGTGATGCGAACCCACTGGTCGTCGGACATCTCCTCGCGGTGAATCTGGCGCCCCACGCGTTCGAGGATGTCGCGTCGCTCCTCGCGTTCCTGCTTGAGGAAGTTGCGGACGTTCGAGACGGTGGAGGATTCGATGGGCGGCGTGCGGACGACTTCGGGCGTCCAGCCGATGGCCTGCGTAATCTCGCGGAGGGTCGACCCGTGCCGGCCGATGACCATCCCCGGCTTTTCGGCTTCGATGACGACTTCGCCGGTGTCGGCGTGGAAGTCGAGGTCGGTGACCCCGGCGTCGTCGGGGATGACGTCTCGGAGTTGCTCGCGGGCCGCGTCCACGTCCATCAACACGTCGGGGTCGGGACGGACCGTGATGCGCTTGCGGAGTTTGCTCGCGAGTTTCCGAATCA
Proteins encoded in this window:
- a CDS encoding beta-CASP ribonuclease aCPSF1, producing the protein MSSVDKQLEDLKATIEDELPPGISVSDVKYEGPELVVYTRDPKDFASDGDLIRKLASKLRKRITVRPDPDVLMDVDAAREQLRDVIPDDAGVTDLDFHADTGEVVIEAEKPGMVIGRHGSTLREITQAIGWTPEVVRTPPIESSTVSNVRNFLKQEREERRDILERVGRQIHREEMSDDQWVRITTLGCCREVGRASFIISTAETRVLVDCGDKPGAEGEVPYLQVPEAAPLNSIDAVVLTHAHLDHSALIPLLFKYGYDGPIYCTEPTRDLMGLLTLDYLDVAAKEGRTPPYDSEMVREAIKHCIPLEYGDVTDIAPDVKLTFHNAGHILGSAVSHFHIGDGLYNVAFSGDIHYEDTRLFNGAVNDFPRVETLVLESTYGGRNDYQTDQADSERNLLEIINETYEQGGKVVIPAFAVGRSQEIMLVLEEAMRSGKIPKMPVHLDGMIWEATAIHSTYPEYLRDDLRDRIFHEDENPFLAEEFNHIDAGEDERQEVADGDQAIILSTSGMVTGGPIMSWLRHIGPDPDSNLVFVGYQAQGTLGRRIQNGWDEIPMNERGGRGGRGNTLSLNMGVETVDGFSGHADRQGLENFVKTMNPRPEKVLCVHGDERSVQDLSSALYHDYNMRTFAPKNLETFRFK